In Mastacembelus armatus chromosome 4, fMasArm1.2, whole genome shotgun sequence, the following are encoded in one genomic region:
- the LOC113129358 gene encoding claudin-18-like produces the protein MAATLCQVVGFILSLLGVAGIIAATGMDPWATEDLFDNPVTAVYSYSGLWRSCVRQSSGFTECRPYFTILGLPALLQAVRALMIVGIVLGAIGCLIAIFALKCLKMGNMEDNIKATMTLTAGIMFLLAGVCGIAGVSAFANLIVQSFQFTTYASGGFSMFGGGNVGGLTGALTPRYTFGPALFVGWIGGAILVIGGVMMCLACRGMVPERKQRYDGMAYKAASHHTIYKSDIRPHPAYNDSYKGPSVEGRQSNQRFDYV, from the exons ATGGCAGCCACTCTCTGTCAAGTTGTGGGATTCATCCTGAGTTTGTTAGGGGTGGCGGGAATAATCGCTGCAACGGGGATGGATCCGTGGGCGACAGAAGATCTCTTCGACAACCCTGTGACAGCTGTGTACTCCTACTCAGGCCTGTGGAGGTCATGTGTCCGACAGAGCTCTGGCTTCACAGAGTGTCGGCCTTACTTCACCATTCTGGGACTGCCAG CGCTGCTCCAAGCGGTCCGGGCCTTGATGATTGTTGGTATTGTTCTTGGAGCCATTGGATGCCTGATTGCCATATTTGCACTGAAGTGTTTGAAAATGGGAAACATGGAGGACAACATCAAAGCCACAATGACTCTGACAGCAGGAATCATGTTTCTACTTGCAG gtGTCTGTGGCATCGCTGGAGTTTCAGCCTTTGCTAACTTGATCGTGCAAAGTTTTCAGTTCACAACATATGCCAGTGGCGGATTCAGTATGTTTGGAGGAGGAAATGTTGGTGGACTCACAGGAGCTCTGACTCCAAG GTACACATTTGGCCCGGCGCTTTTTGTGGGCTGGATTGGTGGAGCCATCTTGGTGATTGGTGGTGTCATGATGTGTCTGGCCTGCCGTGGAATGGTTCCAGAGAGGAAGCAACG GTATGATGGGATGGCCTACAAAGCTGCCTCTCACCACACTATCTACAAGTCCGACATCAGACCCCATCCTGCCTACAACGATTCCTACAAGGGTCCAAGTGTGGAGGGAAGGCAGTCGAATCAGAGATTTGACTATGTGTAG